CACATGGTCCCGAGGAGTCTCCTCCTGCCATATGGCTTTAAGTATCATGTGTAAATCAATGACTTTACAGGTCACTTATTTCCCATCCTGGACGACACCTGGGTGTTCTCAGTTCCTCAGGCACCAAACCCCCTTGTCATCCCtaacctccctcttcctctcactccCACAGCCAATCAGACTGCCAGTTGTGTTGGCTTCTCCTATAGAACGTACCCAGAACCCAACCTCTTCTCACTAATTCCTCTGCCATCATTCTTTAATACAGGCTCTAGGAGGGCAGggattcttttctgttccattcatccCTGTTTCTCCAGTGCTGAGCCTAAAGTGGTTGTTTCATAAATACAAGGATAACAGAATAGAAAAGCTCCTGAATAGTAGAGGAGACCCCGAAGGAATGTCCAAGAGTTGTCCTTGGTTGGTCCAAGCTAACCAAGATGGTGAATTCAGGTGAaacagtatctctctctctctctctctccccatttttgtctctttcttcttctctctcatctgtgcttctctctccacGACTCTTTCATTCCCCAGGGCAAGGTGTCCCGGCAAAACTGGAAGTATGGACGCAGGCAGCCCAGGCATCCATCCTCACATCCCCAGGATCTGGACTCTTCCCCGACAAGTGCAGTGAGGATAATCCTAGGGCAGGCTCTGACTAGGGGTCAGCTGGGGTCCTGTGGGTTTGGGGTGAGTTGCTGGAATTGGCCCACAGGGGAAGACTGCCCAACACTGTGGCCAAAGGGGGGGAGCCTGTCAGCAATGGAAGGTTTCGAGGATCAGGGACATTGGGTTGACATCCAACCCCTCATCCTCCTGAGAGCGTCCCCCTCCCCTGTGTCCTTGGTGCAGGTGGAGTTTCTGGCAGCTAGGGCTCTCCAAGGCCCTTGGCCCACTGCAAGCTGCCTGGGTCGCCTTCTCTCAGCCAGTCCCAACCAGCTGCGGCCAGCTGCTGACCCAGCTCCTCCTGTGCGGTTCCCTGGCTGTCGCTGCTGCAGGTCTGACGCGCCACTGGCTGGTGTCCTCGCTGCTTTATCCCCCGGGACCCTCAGCCACGGTGGCCACTGTGTGTGGCCTCCTGGTCTTCCTGGTGCTGGGCTCGGTGCCCCCCGTCCGCTGTCTGTTCGCACTCAGTGTCCCCAGCCTGGGCACGGAGCAGGGCCGCCGCCTGCTCCTGTCCTGGAGTGCTGCCACCCTGGGCGCCGCCGTGGTGCCCAACATCTTGGCCAATGTGGGCGCGGCCGGGCAGGTGCTGAGATGTGTCACAGAGGGCTCCCTGGAAAGTCTGCTCAACACCACTCAGCAGCTGCACACGGCGTCCAGGGCCCTGGGCCCCGCCGGCCAGGCCGGCAGCCGGGCCTTGACGCTGCAGGCCCCGGGCAACGGTTCTGCCTTCCGGCTCCACGTGCTCAGGGCCACTCAGCAGGTGCTGGAGGACTTCTCTCGCCTGGAGTCCCTGGCCCAGGGGGCAGTGCTCGGGACCCAGCAGGTGGTCACAGGGCTCTTTACGCTGGGCCTCCTGGTGGACTCGGGCCGGTACCTCCATCGCTACCTGACTGACCTGCAGTTTGACAATATCTACGCCACACGGCAGCTGCTTTGGCAGCTGGAAGAGGCCCAGGCCATGCACCTGGTGGCCTCCCCGCCAGCCTGGCTGCTCTGGGCAGCCCGGCCGAAGCTGTCCCCGGGGGAGCTGCTGTGTTGTCTCCTGAGGCTAGGGCTGCTCACCCTGCTCCTGATGGCCACAGCTGTGACGGTGGCCACAGACCACGTAGCCTTTCTCCTGGCTCAGGCCGCCGTGGACTGGGCCCAGAAGCTGCCCACAGTGCCCATCACGCTCACGGTCAAGTACGATGTAAGTGCCAGTGCCGGGAAGAGGGGACTAGAGTGGCTTCCTGGTAGGAAGAGGCGGGGTGTGTTAACCACTTGATTTGCAATTGAATTTCATTAGCCTTCAGGTCCCAGCCCTTAGAAAAGCTATGGGACCCTGGGGCATTTGCAGACTGACTCCTTTGATTGCCACCCCAGCCCAAAGCAGTGGGTTCAATCCTCACTCCTGGGGCAGATGAGGATATAGATACCCAACGACTTGAAAATAattgaacccccccccccacaccccgccaAGTTACTCTTTTCCTGAGTGGCAAGGTGTCCaagcttcattttcctcacttGTACAAGCTGGATCAATCCTCCTCACCCTGCTTGGTTATTGTGAGTCTTAACATGTGGTCATCTGTAAAAGTACCCGGTGAATTATTCTGATGTTAAAAGagaataaggggatccctgggtggcttagcggtttagcgcctgccttcggcccagggcctgatcctggagtcctgggatcaagtcccatgttgggctccctgcatggagcctgcttctctctctgcctttgtctctgcctctctctctctgtgtgtctctcgtgaataaatcaataaaatcttaaaaaaaaaaaaaaggggggggagagagagagagagagagaataaaaaataccTCCGTGAGCCCCCTGCACTGAGCCCAGCAGAGAAGTCAGCCCTGGGCCGAACCAGGATCCAATTCAAaaagtctgactccagagtcaaATGGTTAACCTCTGACCTCACTGCCTCCCTACACCTGCTCCAACATACCACAAGGGAAATGTAGAGCCTAATTCTTAGGATGTTGGGACCCGCCTTGGCTGGGACTGACCCCCTGGGTTGGCCACCTCATTATGTGACCTCAGGCTTCCCATCTCTTCAGAGAGGCTCATTCTGGACTCAACCTCATAGGATCATGAGTATTTGTTGGAAAAGACATCTAAAGTATTCACGAAGGGCTTAGCAAAGAATAAATGCCCATAGTACCCGTTTGTTCTCTCTAAAGCATTCCGTTCAGAACCTAGTAATAAAGATAGCATTTGTACAGTGCTTTTTGTTGGTCAGAAAGCCTGCTTCAGACTCCTGATCTCATCATCTGATGCTCCTCAgcccccaggaggcaggaggctgtgTTACTTCTGGGCCCATCTTGCAGAGGAGGGCAAGCCGCCGCCAAGTGGTGGGTGTCCAGGAATGGCTGGGTGTCTGTTGATGCGGCTTTTTATTCCTCTTTGAAGGCCACGTACACGGTCCTGGGCTTCGTCCCCTTCCTCTTCAACCAGCCCCCTCCGGAGAGCCCCTTCTTCTCCACTCACAACTCCTTGCAGTGGGAGCTGCGCTTCACCTCTCCGGGCTGCCCGCTGCTGCCCGCCCAGCACCCCCGCACCGCCGCCCCCCTGGTGGCCGGGGCCCTGCAGCTGGCGGCTTGTGCCACCGTCCTGCTGGAGACCTACGCCCGGCGCCTGCGGCACACCATCGCCGCTTCCTTCTTCTCTgcccaggaggccaggagggtcCGCCACCTTCACGCCCGGCTCCAGCGCAGATACGACGGGCACGGAGGCCAGCGGCCGCCCCCGGGGACGCCCTCCTGCTCCCGACCCCCGGGCCTGCCAGCACCCACCCAGCACGGATAGCCAGGCCAGTGCCGGACGCTGCGGAGAACAGAGGGCACGAGGGCCGAGGGGAAGGCGCCTGGGAGCCCACAGGCCTTGGtcctcctgctgccctgctgtgtgaccttgggtagattgcttcacctctctgagcctcagtttccacgaCTGCATAATAATAACCCATGTGACCTACTTTCCACCTGGGGATGTGGGAGGGAAGGAATTCGATATTGGGCATAAGAGGCTTCAAGAAGCAGTAAAGCCCTCGGCACAGTGAAGACCAGAAAGTGTGGAGGCAGCTCGAGGTTCCTCCCAGCCAGTTGGGGGGTCAACCAAGGCTCTCCTCTGTATCCACTGCTTTCCCTGGTAGACGGAAACTTCACATGGCGAATGCCTCTAAATGCTCCCGGAACTTATTTATATGTCCCCTGAATCCTCCTTAGATTTAGCGATCtaaaattttcttgattttataaacaaggtatttattaaattctaaattaaGTTATGTTAACACTTTTTGTTTCAAATTCCTTTGGGGATTTCCCATCCAGGGTTGCCAGGgttgagcaaataaaaatacacgACACCGGTTCCATTTGAATTTCGGATAAATAACAAATACGGCTTTAGTATGTACCTTCTTGGGGTATTCTTATTCCTAAACATACTGATACCAAACCTGTATTTGtagcttatctgaaattcaaatgggACTGAGTAACccatattttatctggcaactgcATCCTCATTGAAATTCTAGGAaaagggggatccttgggtggctaagtggtttagtgcctccctttggtccagggcgtgatcctggaatcctgggatcgacaGGCACAAAGGCCAGCGGCTGCCCCCGgggcctccttcctgctcccaacACCTGGGCCTGCCAGCCTGGGT
This portion of the Vulpes lagopus strain Blue_001 chromosome 18, ASM1834538v1, whole genome shotgun sequence genome encodes:
- the LOC121477690 gene encoding LOW QUALITY PROTEIN: osteoclast stimulatory transmembrane protein (The sequence of the model RefSeq protein was modified relative to this genomic sequence to represent the inferred CDS: inserted 1 base in 1 codon; deleted 1 base in 1 codon) produces the protein MRALWETAEYLARTGWSFWQLGLSKALGPLQAAWVAFSQPVPTSCGQLLTQLLLCGSLAVAAAGLTRHWLVSSLLYPPGPSATVATVCGLLVFLVLGSVPPVRCLFALSVPSLGTEQGRRLLLSWSAATLGAAVVPNILANVGAAGQVLRCVTEGSLESLLNTTQQLHTASRALGPAGQAGSRALTLQAPGNGSAFRLHVLRATQQVLEDFSRLESLAQGAVLGTQQVVTGLFTLGLLVDSGRYLHRYLTDLQFDNIYATRQLLWQLEEAQAMHLVASPPAWLLWAARPKLSPGELLCCLLRLGLLTLLLMATAVTVATDHVAFLLAQAAVDWAQKLPTVPITLTVKYDATYTVLGFVPFLFNQPPPESPFFSTHNSLQWELRFTSPGCPLLPAQHPRTAAPLVAGALQLAACATVLLETYARRLRHTIAASFFSAQEARRVRHLHARLQRRYDGHGGQRPPPGTPSCXPTPGPASTHPARIARPVPDAAENRGHEGRGEGAWEPTGLGPLLPCCVTLGRLLHLSEPQFPRLHNNNPCDLLSTWGCGREGIRYWA